The following proteins are encoded in a genomic region of Drosophila willistoni isolate 14030-0811.24 chromosome 2L unlocalized genomic scaffold, UCI_dwil_1.1 Seg196, whole genome shotgun sequence:
- the LOC6640622 gene encoding probable 28S ribosomal protein S16, mitochondrial produces MSLTPASGIGRFYKQSAKIIRFVRQGCTNRPFYHIVVMERRKNQHQPVIEQVGSYDPLPNDFNERLVALNTERIRFWLGKGAHLSVPAAELLGIAGLLPIHPRTYMTAWRNRRKAADEAQAEATSS; encoded by the exons ATGTCCTTGACCCCGGCCAGTGGTATTGGCCGCTTTTATAAGCAATCAGCCAAAATCATTCGTTTCGTTCGGCAGGGCTGCACCAATCGACCATTTTATCACATTGTTGTCATGGAG CGACGCAAAAACCAACATCAGCCAGTGATTGAACAAGTAGGATCCTACGATCCCCTGCCCAATGATTTCAATGAGCGACTAGTGGCCCTCAATACAGAACGCATCCGTTTCTGGCTGGGAAAGGGAGCACATCTCTCAGTGCCGGCTGCCGAGTTGCTGGGCATTGCTGGTCTCCTGCCAATACATCCACGGACCTACATGACCGCTTGGCGTAACCGTCGAAAAGCTGCCGATGAGGCGCAAGCTGAAGCTACTTCTTCTTAG